A genomic window from Pseudogulbenkiania sp. MAI-1 includes:
- the thrC gene encoding threonine synthase, with amino-acid sequence MHYISTRGGMQPLPFSDTILMGLAPDGGLALPERYPQIGREQLDAWRGLSYAELAFEVIRLFATDIPEADLKDILDRTYTAEVYGSAEITPVKRLKNGLVILELSNGPTLAFKDMAMQFLGNLFEYVLAKKGEQLNIVGATSGDTGSAAEYAMRGKAGINVFMLSPDGLMSPFQRAQMYSLQDENIHNIAIKGMFDDCQDIVKAVQNDHAFKARHKIGTVNSINWARVVAQVVYYFKGYFNATAGNDEKVSFCVPSGNFGNVCAGHIAKQMGLPIERLIVATNENDVLDEFFRTGVYRPRGTANTWVTSSPSMDISKASNFERFVFDLVGRDPAKVRELWAKVDSGEGFDLSDQLAAVREQFGFVSGKSTHADRLATIRAVDAEDGVVVDTHTADGIKVARELRQPGETIVCLETALPAKFADTIREALDRDPPRPAGFDGIENLPQRVTVFDADAAAVKRFIEQALA; translated from the coding sequence ATGCATTACATCAGCACCCGCGGCGGCATGCAGCCGCTGCCGTTTTCCGACACCATCCTGATGGGGCTGGCGCCCGACGGCGGTCTGGCCCTGCCGGAGCGCTATCCGCAGATCGGCCGTGAACAGCTCGACGCCTGGCGCGGTCTCTCCTACGCCGAACTGGCGTTCGAGGTGATCCGCCTGTTCGCCACCGATATCCCCGAGGCCGACCTCAAGGACATCCTCGATCGCACCTACACCGCCGAGGTGTACGGCTCGGCCGAGATCACCCCGGTCAAGCGCCTGAAGAACGGTCTGGTGATTCTGGAGCTGTCCAACGGACCGACCCTGGCGTTCAAGGACATGGCGATGCAGTTCCTCGGCAACCTGTTCGAGTACGTGCTGGCCAAGAAGGGTGAGCAGCTCAACATCGTCGGCGCCACCTCGGGCGATACCGGCTCGGCGGCCGAGTACGCGATGCGCGGCAAGGCCGGCATCAACGTGTTCATGCTGAGCCCGGATGGCCTGATGAGCCCGTTCCAGCGCGCGCAGATGTACAGCCTGCAGGACGAGAACATCCATAACATCGCCATCAAGGGCATGTTCGACGACTGCCAGGACATCGTGAAGGCGGTGCAGAACGATCACGCCTTCAAGGCGCGCCACAAGATCGGCACGGTCAACTCGATCAACTGGGCGCGCGTGGTGGCGCAGGTGGTGTACTACTTCAAGGGCTATTTCAACGCCACCGCCGGCAACGATGAGAAGGTCAGCTTCTGCGTGCCGTCCGGCAACTTCGGCAACGTCTGCGCCGGCCACATTGCCAAGCAGATGGGCCTGCCGATCGAGCGCCTGATCGTCGCCACCAACGAGAACGACGTGCTCGACGAGTTTTTCCGCACCGGCGTTTACCGCCCGCGCGGCACCGCCAACACCTGGGTCACCTCCAGCCCGTCGATGGACATCTCCAAGGCGTCCAACTTCGAGCGCTTCGTGTTCGACCTGGTCGGTCGCGACCCGGCCAAGGTGCGCGAGCTGTGGGCCAAAGTGGACTCGGGCGAGGGCTTTGACCTGTCGGACCAGCTGGCTGCCGTACGCGAGCAGTTCGGCTTCGTCTCCGGCAAGAGCACGCACGCAGATCGCCTCGCCACCATCCGCGCGGTGGATGCCGAGGACGGCGTGGTGGTCGACACCCACACCGCCGACGGCATCAAGGTGGCGCGCGAACTGCGCCAGCCTGGCGAGACCATTGTCTGCCTGGAAACCGCCCTGCCGGCCAAGTTCGCCGACACCATCCGCGAGGCGCTGGACCGCGATCCGCCGCGCCCGGCCGGCTTCGACGGCATCGAGAACCTGCCGCAGCGCGTGACGGTGTTCGACGCCGACGCGGCAGCGGTCAAGCGGTTCATCGAGCAGGCGCTGGCCTGA
- a CDS encoding homoserine dehydrogenase, translating to MQPINIGLMGVGTVGGGTATVLKRNAEEISRRAGREIRLFMAANRELERAREVVGPDVPVVDDAMQIVNHPDVDIVVELIGGDTIAKELVLKAIENGKHVVTANKKLLAVHGNEIFARAQEKGVMVAFEAAVAGGIPIIKALREGLSANRIEWIAGIINGTSNFILTEMRDKGASFADVLAEAQRLGYAEADPTFDIEGHDAGHKLTIMASIAFGIPMQFDKCYLEGISQLDGRDIKYAEELGYRVKLLGLTRRTDAGIELRVHPTLIPEDRLIANVNGVMNAVMAKGDAIGPTLYYGAGAGALPTASAVVADIVDVTRLLTADPEHRVPHLAFQPDRLQDTPILPIDEIHSSYYLRIAAADRAGVLAEITRLLADNGISIEALIQKGAVADGSAEVVILTHRVQEKRVNQAIAAIEALDSVAGKVVRLRMEELNG from the coding sequence ATGCAGCCGATCAATATTGGTCTGATGGGAGTAGGGACGGTCGGCGGTGGTACCGCGACCGTCCTCAAACGCAACGCCGAAGAAATCAGCCGCCGCGCCGGCCGTGAAATCCGCCTGTTCATGGCGGCCAACCGCGAACTCGAGCGCGCGCGCGAAGTGGTCGGCCCGGACGTGCCGGTGGTCGACGACGCCATGCAGATCGTCAACCATCCCGACGTGGACATCGTGGTCGAGCTGATCGGCGGCGACACCATCGCCAAGGAGCTGGTGCTCAAAGCCATCGAGAACGGCAAGCACGTGGTCACCGCCAACAAGAAACTGTTGGCCGTGCACGGCAATGAAATCTTCGCCCGCGCCCAGGAAAAGGGCGTGATGGTGGCGTTCGAAGCTGCCGTGGCCGGCGGCATCCCGATCATCAAGGCGCTGCGCGAAGGCCTGTCGGCCAACCGCATCGAGTGGATCGCCGGCATCATCAACGGCACCTCCAACTTCATCCTGACCGAGATGCGCGACAAGGGCGCGAGCTTCGCCGACGTGCTGGCCGAAGCGCAGCGCCTGGGCTACGCCGAAGCCGACCCGACCTTCGACATCGAAGGCCACGACGCCGGCCACAAGCTCACCATCATGGCGTCGATCGCCTTCGGTATCCCGATGCAGTTCGACAAGTGCTACCTCGAAGGCATCAGCCAGCTCGACGGGCGCGACATCAAGTACGCCGAAGAACTGGGCTACCGCGTCAAGCTGCTGGGCCTGACCCGCCGCACCGACGCCGGCATCGAGCTGCGCGTGCACCCGACGCTGATCCCGGAAGACCGCCTGATCGCCAACGTCAACGGCGTGATGAACGCGGTGATGGCCAAGGGCGACGCCATCGGCCCGACCCTGTACTACGGCGCCGGCGCCGGCGCGCTGCCGACCGCTTCGGCCGTGGTCGCCGACATTGTCGACGTGACCCGCCTGTTGACCGCCGACCCCGAGCACCGCGTGCCGCACCTGGCGTTCCAGCCGGACCGTCTGCAAGACACGCCGATCCTGCCGATCGACGAGATCCACAGCTCCTACTACCTGCGCATCGCCGCCGCCGACCGCGCCGGCGTGCTGGCCGAGATCACCCGCCTGTTGGCCGACAACGGCATCTCGATCGAGGCGTTGATCCAGAAGGGCGCGGTGGCCGACGGTTCCGCCGAGGTGGTGATCCTGACCCACCGCGTGCAGGAAAAGCGGGTCAACCAGGCCATCGCCGCGATCGAGGCACTCGACAGCGTGGCAGGCAAGGTGGTGCGTCTGCGTATGGAAGAACTCAACGGCTGA
- a CDS encoding pyridoxal phosphate-dependent aminotransferase: protein MQPVHKSQKLANVCYDIRGPVLEHAKKMEEEGHRIIKLNIGNPAPFGFFAPDEIIEDVISNLPDASGYSDSKGLFAARKAIMHYAQQKHLPNVAMEDIYIGNGASELIVMVMQALLDGGDEVLVPAPDYPLWTAAVSLAGGKAVHYVCDEEAGWFPDIEDIRAKITANTRAIVVINPNNPTGAVYPPELLAEIVELARQHQLIIYADEIYDKVLYDEVRHTSIASLAPDVLCVTLNGLSKNYRACGYRAGWMILSGEKKHAKDYIEGLNMLASMRLCANVPAQFAIQTALGGYQSIDDLVAPGGRLARQRDLAYELLTAIPGVSCVKPQGALYLFPKLDPKVYPISDDQQFILELLQEEKVLLVQGSGFNWIAPDHFRVVFLPNSDDLIEAIGRIARFLENYRKRHGTD from the coding sequence ATGCAGCCTGTACACAAATCGCAAAAACTCGCCAACGTCTGTTACGACATCCGCGGTCCGGTCCTCGAGCACGCCAAGAAGATGGAGGAAGAAGGCCACCGCATCATCAAGCTCAACATCGGCAACCCGGCGCCGTTCGGCTTCTTCGCCCCGGACGAGATCATCGAGGACGTGATCTCCAACCTGCCGGATGCCTCGGGCTACAGCGATTCCAAGGGTCTGTTCGCCGCGCGTAAGGCGATCATGCATTACGCCCAGCAGAAGCACCTGCCCAACGTGGCGATGGAAGACATCTATATCGGCAACGGCGCGTCCGAGCTGATCGTGATGGTGATGCAGGCCCTGCTCGACGGCGGCGACGAGGTGCTGGTGCCGGCGCCGGACTACCCGCTGTGGACCGCCGCGGTCAGCCTGGCCGGCGGCAAGGCGGTGCACTACGTGTGCGACGAGGAGGCCGGCTGGTTCCCCGACATCGAGGACATCCGCGCCAAGATCACCGCCAATACCCGCGCCATCGTCGTCATCAACCCCAACAACCCGACCGGCGCGGTCTATCCGCCCGAACTCCTGGCCGAGATCGTCGAGCTGGCGCGCCAGCACCAGCTGATCATCTACGCCGACGAAATCTACGACAAGGTGCTGTACGACGAGGTGCGCCACACCTCGATCGCCAGCCTGGCGCCGGACGTGCTGTGCGTCACGCTCAACGGCCTGTCCAAGAACTACCGCGCCTGCGGCTACCGCGCCGGCTGGATGATCCTGTCGGGCGAGAAGAAGCATGCCAAGGATTACATCGAAGGCCTCAACATGCTGGCCTCGATGCGCTTGTGCGCCAACGTGCCGGCCCAGTTCGCCATCCAGACCGCGCTGGGTGGCTACCAGAGCATCGACGATCTGGTGGCGCCGGGTGGGCGGCTGGCGCGTCAGCGCGACCTGGCGTACGAGTTGCTGACGGCGATTCCCGGCGTCAGCTGCGTCAAGCCGCAGGGGGCGCTCTACCTGTTCCCGAAGCTCGACCCGAAGGTCTATCCGATCAGCGACGACCAGCAGTTCATTCTGGAGCTGCTGCAGGAGGAAAAGGTGCTGCTGGTGCAGGGCTCCGGCTTCAACTGGATCGCCCCGGACCACTTCCGCGTGGTGTTCCTGCCCAACAGCGACGACCTGATCGAAGCCATCGGCCGCATCGCGCGCTTCCTCGAGAACTATCGCAAGCGCCATGGTACTGATTAA
- a CDS encoding Mth938-like domain-containing protein — protein MKLHQATGQGQNLFTGYGEGHVLINKIRHDGNLVVTPDEVRPWAPASFEELASEHFTVLLELEPEVVLFGSGARLRFPHPRLTAELTNAGIGVEVMDTQAACRTFNILLAEDRRVIVALFS, from the coding sequence ATGAAACTACATCAAGCCACCGGACAAGGCCAGAACCTGTTCACCGGCTACGGCGAAGGCCATGTCCTGATCAACAAGATCCGCCACGACGGCAACCTCGTGGTCACGCCGGACGAGGTCCGGCCGTGGGCGCCGGCCAGCTTCGAAGAACTGGCCAGCGAACATTTCACCGTGCTGCTCGAACTGGAACCGGAAGTCGTGCTGTTCGGCAGCGGCGCGCGCCTGCGCTTTCCCCATCCGCGCCTGACGGCCGAGCTGACCAACGCCGGCATCGGCGTCGAGGTGATGGACACCCAGGCCGCCTGCCGCACCTTCAACATCCTGCTGGCGGAAGACCGCCGGGTGATCGTGGCGCTGTTCAGCTAA
- the ubiB gene encoding ubiquinone biosynthesis regulatory protein kinase UbiB, whose translation MRISRFIKIVSTFYRYGLDDFFEGHSRLGFVHTLFRFCPLRRDTSAPLPQRVREALESLGPIFVKFGQVLSTRRDLLPADYADELARLQDKVPPFDGALARQVIEQSFGRPVDHLYADFNDVPVASASVAQVHRAWLRLPDGSKGREVAVKVLRPGIQPVIEQDLALMRTLAGWVERFFVDGKRLKPREVVGEFDKYLHDELDMMHEAANASQLRRNFLGSDQLIVPEVFYDYTTREVLTLEWMHGTPVGQIERLREQGIDLKKLSRFGVEIFFTQVFRHGFFHADMHPGNIFVAPDGRYIALDFGIVGSLTDVDKHYLAVNFLAFFNRDYHRVATAHIESGWVPKETRAEELEAAVRTVCEPIFEKPLSEISFGLVLLRLFETSRRFNVEIQPQLVLLQKTLLNIEGLGRQLDPNLDLWDTAKPFLTKWMNEQIGWRGLIKTLRHEAPQWATTLPALPRKLNEVLSASRGELLIEGYMHLMREQKRQNFRLALIALLLAVLLLRDWL comes from the coding sequence ATGCGGATTTCGCGTTTCATCAAGATCGTTTCCACTTTCTACCGTTACGGCCTCGACGATTTCTTCGAGGGCCATTCCCGGCTCGGCTTCGTCCATACCCTGTTCCGCTTCTGCCCGCTGCGCCGCGACACCTCGGCGCCGCTGCCGCAGCGCGTGCGCGAGGCGCTGGAGAGCCTGGGGCCGATCTTCGTCAAGTTCGGCCAGGTGCTGTCCACCCGGCGCGACCTGCTGCCCGCCGACTACGCCGACGAGCTGGCGCGGCTGCAGGACAAGGTGCCGCCGTTCGACGGCGCGCTGGCGCGCCAGGTGATCGAGCAGAGTTTTGGCCGACCGGTCGACCACCTCTACGCCGACTTCAACGACGTGCCGGTCGCCAGCGCCTCGGTGGCGCAGGTGCACAGGGCCTGGCTCAGGCTGCCGGATGGCAGCAAGGGACGGGAGGTGGCGGTCAAGGTGCTGCGCCCCGGCATCCAGCCGGTGATCGAGCAGGACCTGGCGCTGATGCGCACGCTGGCGGGCTGGGTCGAGCGCTTCTTCGTCGACGGCAAGCGCCTCAAGCCGCGCGAGGTGGTCGGTGAGTTCGACAAGTACCTGCACGACGAGCTCGACATGATGCACGAGGCCGCCAACGCCTCGCAGCTGCGCCGCAACTTCCTGGGTTCTGACCAGCTGATCGTGCCCGAGGTGTTCTACGACTACACCACGCGCGAGGTGCTGACGCTGGAGTGGATGCACGGCACGCCGGTCGGCCAGATCGAGCGCCTGCGCGAGCAGGGCATCGATCTGAAGAAACTGTCCCGCTTCGGCGTCGAGATCTTCTTCACCCAGGTGTTCCGCCACGGCTTCTTCCACGCCGACATGCACCCGGGCAACATCTTCGTGGCGCCGGACGGGCGCTACATCGCGCTCGACTTCGGCATCGTCGGTTCGCTCACCGACGTCGACAAGCACTACCTCGCGGTCAACTTCCTCGCCTTCTTCAACCGCGACTACCACCGCGTCGCCACCGCCCACATCGAATCGGGCTGGGTGCCCAAGGAAACGCGCGCCGAGGAACTGGAGGCGGCGGTGCGCACGGTGTGCGAGCCGATCTTCGAGAAGCCGCTGTCCGAGATCTCGTTCGGCCTGGTGCTGCTGCGCCTGTTCGAGACCAGCCGCCGCTTCAATGTCGAGATTCAGCCGCAGCTGGTGTTGCTGCAGAAGACCCTGCTCAACATCGAGGGGCTGGGGCGCCAGCTCGACCCCAACCTCGACCTGTGGGATACCGCCAAACCCTTCCTGACCAAGTGGATGAACGAGCAGATCGGCTGGCGCGGCCTGATCAAGACCCTCCGCCACGAGGCGCCGCAATGGGCGACGACCTTGCCGGCACTGCCGCGCAAGCTCAACGAGGTGCTCTCGGCGAGCCGCGGCGAGCTGTTGATCGAGGGCTACATGCACCTGATGCGCGAGCAGAAGCGGCAGAACTTCCGGCTGGCGCTGATCGCGCTGCTCTTAGCGGTATTGCTGCTGCGCGATTGGCTGTAA
- a CDS encoding SCP2 domain-containing protein: MKLQIAAFNHVLNQHPVVREEFARFSGRRVAIALPPLAVSGVITEDGWLAACEGEPEAVIRLKHSVAVATLSGRQPDLADITLEGDTELATAVARLVGGLKWDAAEDLSRVVGDVAASRLEKLARGMLGVKGEIAWRLAENWIEHLREEAPLLAKKPQVDGFVHAVDTLRDDAARLEKRLAALEAAVNQKNS, encoded by the coding sequence ATGAAGCTCCAGATTGCCGCCTTCAACCACGTGCTGAACCAGCACCCGGTGGTGCGGGAGGAGTTCGCCCGCTTCTCCGGACGGCGTGTGGCCATCGCCTTGCCGCCGCTGGCGGTCAGCGGCGTGATCACCGAGGACGGCTGGCTTGCCGCCTGCGAGGGCGAACCGGAGGCAGTAATCCGCCTCAAGCACAGTGTCGCCGTGGCCACGCTCAGCGGACGTCAGCCCGATCTGGCCGACATCACGCTGGAAGGCGACACCGAACTCGCCACCGCGGTGGCACGGCTGGTCGGCGGGCTCAAGTGGGATGCCGCCGAGGACCTGTCGCGCGTGGTCGGCGACGTCGCCGCCAGCCGTCTGGAAAAACTGGCGCGCGGCATGCTGGGCGTCAAGGGCGAGATCGCCTGGCGCCTGGCCGAGAACTGGATCGAGCACCTGCGCGAGGAAGCGCCGCTGCTCGCCAAGAAGCCGCAGGTCGACGGCTTCGTCCACGCCGTGGACACGCTGCGCGACGATGCCGCGCGGCTGGAGAAGCGTCTGGCGGCCCTGGAAGCCGCCGTCAATCAGAAGAATTCATAA
- the ubiE gene encoding bifunctional demethylmenaquinone methyltransferase/2-methoxy-6-polyprenyl-1,4-benzoquinol methylase UbiE, whose product MDKQTHFGFKTVDESEKAGKVAEVFHSVAKKYDVMNDLMSGGLHRVWKHFTLNTAGVKPGDKVLDIAGGTGDLSRGWAQRVGKTGEVWLTDINSSMLTVGRDRLLDEGIVLPVALADGEKLPFPDNYFNLVSVAFGLRNMTHKDVALKEMHRVLKPGGKLLVLEFSKVWKPLSPFYDLYSFKALPIMGKLVANDAASYQYLAESIRMHPDQEMLKQMMLDAGFGKVDYYNLSAGVVALHKGYKF is encoded by the coding sequence ATGGACAAGCAGACGCATTTCGGTTTCAAGACGGTCGACGAGAGCGAGAAGGCCGGTAAGGTGGCCGAGGTGTTCCATTCGGTGGCCAAGAAGTACGACGTGATGAACGACCTGATGTCGGGCGGCCTGCACCGGGTGTGGAAGCACTTCACGCTCAACACCGCCGGCGTCAAGCCGGGCGACAAGGTGCTCGACATCGCCGGCGGTACCGGCGACCTGTCGCGCGGCTGGGCCCAGCGCGTCGGCAAGACCGGCGAGGTGTGGCTGACCGACATCAACAGCTCGATGCTGACCGTGGGCCGCGACCGCCTGCTGGACGAAGGCATCGTGTTGCCGGTGGCGCTGGCCGACGGCGAGAAGCTGCCGTTCCCGGACAACTACTTCAACCTGGTGTCGGTGGCCTTCGGCCTGCGCAACATGACGCACAAGGACGTGGCGCTGAAGGAGATGCACCGCGTGCTCAAGCCGGGCGGCAAGCTGCTGGTGCTGGAGTTCTCCAAGGTGTGGAAGCCGCTGTCGCCGTTCTACGATCTGTACTCGTTCAAGGCGCTGCCGATCATGGGCAAGCTGGTCGCCAACGACGCCGCCAGTTACCAGTATCTCGCCGAGTCGATCCGCATGCACCCGGACCAGGAGATGCTGAAGCAGATGATGCTCGACGCCGGTTTCGGCAAGGTCGACTACTATAATCTGTCGGCCGGGGTGGTGGCGCTGCACAAGGGCTACAAGTTCTGA
- a CDS encoding gamma-butyrobetaine hydroxylase-like domain-containing protein yields the protein MAAASSTPLPTEIKLHTQSKVLEITFDDGARFELPCEYLRVYSPSAEVRGHGVGNEVLQVGKRHVGITALEPVGHYALKITFDDGHDSGLYGWAYLYELGVKHDQYWQDYLDRLAAAGASRE from the coding sequence ATGGCCGCAGCGAGCAGCACACCGCTTCCGACGGAAATCAAACTGCACACCCAATCGAAAGTACTGGAAATCACTTTCGACGACGGCGCCCGCTTCGAGCTGCCGTGCGAATACCTGCGCGTCTACTCGCCCTCGGCCGAGGTGCGCGGCCATGGCGTCGGCAACGAGGTGCTGCAGGTCGGCAAGCGCCACGTCGGCATCACCGCGCTGGAGCCGGTCGGCCACTACGCGCTGAAGATCACCTTCGACGATGGCCACGACAGCGGGCTTTACGGCTGGGCCTATTTATACGAACTGGGCGTCAAGCACGACCAGTACTGGCAGGATTATCTTGATCGACTCGCCGCCGCCGGCGCGAGCAGGGAGTAA
- the queA gene encoding tRNA preQ1(34) S-adenosylmethionine ribosyltransferase-isomerase QueA translates to MQLSDFDYYLPDELIAQHPPERRGTSRLLHVDGMTLADLAFADILERIRPGDVMVFNDTRVIKARLFGEKASGGRVEALIERVLDAHTALAHVRASKSPKPGGRIVFAGRWQAEMVERVGELFKLRFLADDNLFDILEASGQLPLPPYIERDTDADDDGRYQTVYARERGAVAAPTAGLHFTEEMLDALRAKGVTLAYVTLHVGAGTFQPVRVENIAEHKMHSEIYEIPPATVDAIAAAQAAGHKVLAVGTTSMRALESAAQGGALAAGRGETDIFITPGYRFKVVDRLLTNFHLPKSTLLMLVSAFAGVDTIRHAYRHAVEQRYRFFSYGDAMLLERQAD, encoded by the coding sequence ATGCAGTTATCCGATTTCGACTACTACTTGCCCGATGAGCTGATCGCCCAGCACCCCCCCGAGCGCCGCGGCACCAGCCGCCTGTTGCACGTGGACGGCATGACGCTCGCCGATCTGGCGTTCGCCGACATTCTGGAGCGCATCCGGCCGGGCGACGTGATGGTGTTCAACGATACCCGTGTGATCAAGGCGCGGCTGTTCGGCGAGAAGGCGTCCGGAGGCAGGGTCGAGGCGCTGATCGAGCGCGTGCTGGATGCACACACCGCGCTGGCGCACGTACGTGCGTCCAAGTCGCCCAAGCCGGGCGGCCGCATCGTGTTTGCCGGCCGCTGGCAGGCCGAGATGGTGGAGCGTGTCGGCGAGTTGTTCAAGCTGCGCTTCCTCGCCGACGACAACCTGTTCGACATCCTCGAGGCCTCGGGCCAGCTGCCGCTGCCACCCTACATCGAGCGTGATACCGACGCCGATGACGATGGCCGCTACCAGACCGTCTACGCCCGCGAGCGCGGCGCGGTGGCGGCGCCGACCGCCGGCCTGCACTTCACCGAGGAGATGCTGGACGCACTGCGTGCCAAGGGCGTGACGCTGGCCTACGTGACGCTGCACGTCGGCGCTGGCACCTTCCAGCCGGTGCGGGTGGAGAACATCGCCGAGCACAAGATGCACAGCGAGATCTACGAGATTCCGCCGGCCACCGTCGACGCCATCGCCGCCGCGCAGGCCGCCGGGCACAAGGTGCTGGCGGTAGGCACCACCAGCATGCGTGCGCTGGAGTCGGCGGCGCAGGGCGGGGCGCTGGCGGCCGGGCGCGGCGAGACCGACATCTTCATCACGCCGGGGTACCGTTTCAAGGTGGTGGACCGTCTGCTGACCAATTTCCACCTGCCCAAGTCGACGCTGTTGATGCTGGTATCGGCCTTCGCCGGGGTGGACACCATCCGCCACGCCTATCGCCACGCGGTGGAACAACGCTACCGTTTTTTCAGCTATGGCGACGCCATGCTGCTGGAGAGGCAAGCCGACTGA
- the aroQ gene encoding type II 3-dehydroquinate dehydratase, with translation MTPKILVLHGPNLNLLGVREPQHYGRDTLDAINQRLTAQAQAAGFALEALQSNAEHVLIERVHQALHDGTAFILINPAAFTHTSVALRDALAGVKVPFIEIHLSNVHAREPFRQHSYFSDLAVGVICGLGAHGYELALAHAVKQLATRP, from the coding sequence TTGACCCCAAAAATCCTTGTTTTGCACGGTCCCAACCTGAACCTGCTAGGGGTTCGGGAGCCTCAGCATTACGGCCGCGACACGCTCGACGCCATCAACCAGCGCCTGACCGCTCAAGCCCAGGCTGCCGGTTTTGCGCTGGAAGCGCTGCAAAGCAACGCCGAGCACGTGCTGATCGAACGCGTGCATCAGGCACTCCATGACGGCACCGCGTTCATCCTCATCAATCCCGCCGCGTTCACGCACACCAGCGTGGCCTTGCGGGACGCGCTGGCCGGCGTCAAGGTTCCGTTCATCGAAATCCACCTATCCAACGTCCACGCCCGTGAACCCTTCCGCCAGCACTCGTATTTTTCCGATCTGGCGGTCGGCGTGATCTGCGGGCTGGGCGCACACGGCTACGAACTCGCACTGGCGCACGCTGTCAAGCAGCTTGCCACCCGGCCCTGA
- the accB gene encoding acetyl-CoA carboxylase biotin carboxyl carrier protein — translation MDLRKLKKLIDLVEESGIAELEVTEGEEKVRITRVSANANITYAQPMHAVQLPAAAPAAAPAAVIDAAPAPAAIDNKNALKSPMVGTFYRSPSPGSKAFVEVGQSVSAGDTLCIIEAMKLMNEIEADRSGVVKAILAEDGQPVEYGEPLFIIE, via the coding sequence ATGGACCTGCGCAAACTGAAAAAACTGATCGATCTCGTCGAGGAATCCGGCATCGCCGAACTCGAAGTGACCGAAGGCGAAGAAAAAGTCCGCATCACCCGCGTATCGGCCAACGCCAACATCACCTACGCCCAGCCGATGCACGCCGTGCAACTGCCGGCGGCCGCCCCCGCCGCGGCTCCCGCCGCCGTGATCGACGCCGCCCCGGCACCGGCCGCCATCGACAACAAGAACGCGCTGAAGTCGCCGATGGTCGGCACCTTCTACCGCTCGCCGAGCCCCGGCTCCAAGGCCTTCGTCGAGGTCGGCCAGAGCGTCAGCGCCGGGGACACCCTGTGCATCATCGAAGCGATGAAGCTGATGAACGAGATCGAGGCCGACCGCTCCGGCGTGGTCAAGGCCATCCTGGCCGAAGACGGTCAGCCGGTCGAATACGGCGAACCGCTGTTCATCATCGAGTAA